A stretch of the Bacillus licheniformis DSM 13 = ATCC 14580 genome encodes the following:
- a CDS encoding glycoside hydrolase family 25 protein — MGIKGIDVSHWQGNINWKKVAGDGIKFAFIKATEGTTLQDNKFVTNISGANAVGIKTGAYHFARFGSKSEALAEARFFLSVANKVHLTYPLVLDLEVNQRNVSKSVLTDAAVAFLREVEKAGYFAMIYSGKSFLENCLDESKLKPFALWVARYNNTLGRHADIWQYSDCGRVAGISGNVDMNICYRDGLRAQVAVTTEKAATVKPVSNKKPVKTETVYTVKKGDTLSEIAQKNNTTVKALQNLNNIKDANKIYVGQKLKISGSPSTASNKKQYYTIKSGDTLSGISKRFNTSIKTLQAWNGIKNANKIYAGQKIRVR; from the coding sequence ATGGGAATCAAAGGAATCGACGTATCACACTGGCAAGGTAATATCAATTGGAAGAAAGTTGCGGGGGACGGTATTAAATTCGCTTTTATCAAAGCAACAGAAGGGACAACATTACAGGACAATAAATTTGTAACGAATATTTCAGGTGCTAACGCTGTGGGGATTAAAACGGGAGCCTACCACTTTGCAAGATTCGGTTCCAAGTCAGAAGCATTGGCAGAGGCCAGGTTCTTTTTGTCAGTTGCAAATAAGGTCCATCTCACGTATCCGCTTGTGCTTGATCTTGAAGTTAATCAGCGGAATGTCAGTAAATCAGTTTTGACAGATGCAGCAGTGGCCTTTTTACGGGAAGTTGAAAAAGCTGGTTACTTCGCCATGATATACAGCGGTAAGTCTTTCCTTGAGAATTGCCTTGACGAATCCAAGCTGAAGCCATTTGCATTATGGGTTGCTCGTTATAACAACACACTTGGCCGTCATGCAGATATCTGGCAGTATTCTGATTGTGGAAGGGTCGCCGGTATTTCTGGGAATGTTGATATGAATATTTGTTATCGTGACGGGTTACGGGCTCAGGTAGCCGTGACAACTGAAAAAGCTGCTACTGTAAAACCTGTTTCAAACAAAAAGCCAGTTAAAACGGAGACAGTTTACACAGTCAAAAAAGGGGACACGCTTTCGGAAATCGCACAGAAAAACAACACGACCGTTAAAGCTCTCCAAAATTTGAATAACATTAAAGATGCGAATAAGATTTACGTTGGCCAGAAATTAAAGATTAGCGGCAGTCCTTCAACAGCATCGAATAAAAAGCAATATTACACCATTAAATCCGGTGACACTTTGTCTGGGATCTCGAAAAGGTTTAATACATCCATTAAGACGCTGCAAGCTTGGAATGGTATCAAGAATGCCAACAAGATTTACGCTGGTCAGAAAATTCGTGTTAGATAA
- a CDS encoding cupin domain-containing protein, protein MYYVPHMYPYQYSYPYYVNVPMYNCRRQSVHRTVPSEVEHANKLSSVRSSKGSNSILLKDYGPEAFVVNINEATKQNNTYRTALWTGTHLQVTLMSLNVGEDIGLEMHPNVDQFLRVEQGQGIVQMGKNKDHLNFKRNVYDDSAIIIPAGTWHNLTNTGRIPLKLYSIYAPPNHPFGTVHVTKGDALASEEEYGHGN, encoded by the coding sequence ATGTATTATGTTCCTCATATGTATCCATATCAATATTCTTATCCTTATTATGTTAATGTGCCAATGTACAACTGTAGAAGACAGTCAGTTCACCGGACTGTTCCTAGTGAAGTAGAGCATGCAAACAAATTAAGTTCTGTTCGCTCATCCAAAGGTAGTAACAGCATTTTGTTAAAGGATTATGGACCAGAAGCGTTTGTGGTTAATATCAATGAAGCTACGAAGCAAAATAATACGTACCGTACCGCTTTATGGACAGGAACTCATTTGCAAGTCACCTTAATGAGTCTCAATGTTGGAGAAGATATTGGTTTGGAAATGCACCCTAACGTTGATCAATTCTTACGTGTTGAACAAGGTCAGGGAATCGTTCAAATGGGCAAGAATAAAGACCATTTAAATTTCAAAAGAAATGTCTATGATGATTCTGCAATCATAATACCCGCTGGAACATGGCACAATCTAACCAATACAGGTAGAATCCCGCTAAAACTATACTCCATATATGCTCCTCCTAACCATCCATTTGGTACTGTTCATGTTACTAAAGGAGATGCATTAGCTTCAGAAGAAGAATACGGTCATGGCAATTGA
- a CDS encoding hemolysin XhlA family protein, which yields MAQTNELDVFKHEITELKADHKTLEQRVITLERASDRHDQQIMSINDKLNKIEENTTWIKRSITGAIITAVCTLVISGIAALFINFIQK from the coding sequence ATGGCGCAAACAAACGAATTGGACGTCTTCAAGCATGAGATTACCGAGCTGAAAGCCGATCATAAAACGCTTGAACAGCGAGTCATCACGTTGGAAAGGGCGTCTGATCGGCATGACCAACAGATTATGTCGATCAATGATAAGCTCAACAAGATTGAGGAAAACACAACTTGGATCAAGCGCAGCATAACAGGCGCGATCATCACAGCGGTGTGTACACTGGTGATCTCCGGGATTGCGGCGCTTTTCATTAATTTTATTCAAAAATAA
- a CDS encoding ferritin family protein, protein MPPDRKLINDIHKAINGEHSAILCYKQIAENAPTEDIRKQILEIRQDEQRHFEEFSRIFTNLTGKKPIPIIIEECPKKYRTSLESAFKDEQETVDFYLDLADRIQNQSIKKVFQRAAADEQNHAVWFLFFLNTSSTQQTRQVNYGAKGALNSGRLTLPQMLTFAIQDEYLAQARYNEILRNFGDIRTFVQIKEAELRHINALLSLFERYQVQIPKDTSQLYVTTPVTLKDAYASGVQGEIDNIAMYNKFLTFDLPADARTVFTQLRNASLNHLEAFRRGLERN, encoded by the coding sequence ATGCCTCCCGACAGAAAACTAATTAATGACATTCACAAGGCAATTAACGGAGAGCATAGCGCCATTCTCTGCTATAAGCAAATAGCCGAAAATGCCCCCACAGAAGATATAAGAAAACAAATACTTGAAATTAGACAAGATGAGCAACGACATTTTGAAGAGTTTAGCAGAATTTTCACTAACCTGACAGGCAAAAAGCCAATCCCCATAATCATAGAAGAATGCCCTAAAAAGTATAGAACAAGTCTAGAGTCTGCTTTTAAAGATGAGCAGGAGACAGTCGATTTTTATTTAGATTTAGCAGACCGAATACAAAATCAGTCAATTAAAAAGGTTTTTCAGCGTGCAGCAGCTGATGAACAAAATCATGCTGTATGGTTCTTATTTTTTTTAAATACATCGTCTACACAACAAACACGTCAAGTTAATTATGGGGCAAAAGGAGCGTTAAATTCCGGTAGGCTCACCTTACCTCAAATGCTTACCTTTGCCATTCAGGATGAGTACTTAGCTCAAGCAAGATACAATGAAATTCTAAGAAACTTCGGGGATATTCGAACCTTTGTCCAAATTAAAGAAGCCGAATTACGGCATATCAATGCATTACTTTCTCTTTTTGAACGATACCAAGTACAGATACCTAAAGACACCTCTCAATTATATGTCACTACACCAGTAACCCTTAAGGATGCATATGCTTCTGGGGTACAAGGAGAAATTGATAATATCGCCATGTATAACAAGTTTCTAACTTTTGATCTTCCAGCAGATGCAAGAACAGTTTTTACTCAATTACGCAACGCATCACTAAATCATTTAGAGGCTTTCCGAAGAGGTCTTGAGAGAAATTAA
- a CDS encoding phage holin, with the protein MTTFDKGTVVRTVLLFIALVNQTLIMFGKAALPISEDQVNTLADALYLAGSTAFTIITSVVAWFKNNYVTGKGKQQKEVLKQKGLTK; encoded by the coding sequence ATGACAACATTCGACAAAGGCACGGTCGTCCGGACGGTGCTTCTTTTTATTGCATTGGTAAACCAGACATTGATCATGTTCGGAAAAGCAGCTTTGCCTATCAGCGAGGACCAGGTGAATACGTTGGCCGACGCTTTGTATTTGGCCGGTTCCACGGCATTCACCATCATTACGTCTGTGGTCGCTTGGTTCAAAAATAACTATGTCACTGGCAAAGGAAAGCAGCAAAAAGAAGTTCTAAAACAAAAAGGGTTAACGAAATGA